A window of Punica granatum isolate Tunisia-2019 chromosome 8, ASM765513v2, whole genome shotgun sequence genomic DNA:
TGTTAGGAATACTCTTTGGATTTCAAGGCTTTTCTTCTTTGACAGAACACCTTGAGGGAACCGGCCAGGAAGAACATGTACAAGGGCGTGTCTGCTGCTTACAGTATCATTGTCCTCACATACTGGCAGTTGGCCATCTACGGGTACTGGGCTTTTGGGTCGGATGTTCAGCCTTACATCCTGGCCTCTCTGACAAAGCCGAAGTGGATGATCGTGATGGCAAATATTTTTGCTGTGATTCAGATATCGGGTTGCTTTCAGGTCAGTCCAAGCAGTCATTACAAGTTTCAGTATTGGAGCTGTTGCTAAGAACGCACCGGCCTAGagatataaaagtaaaaatcgTGCCAATGGTAACATGTCATGAAATATTTCTTGCAGATATATTGCAGGCCAACCTATGCTTGCTTCGAGGATAGAACGATGTTCAGGGAAACTTGTTCTGACTTACCCTTCAGAAATCAGCTTCAGCGGCTTATTTTTACATCAGTTTACGTAGTGATCGTCACCCTTATTGCATCTGCAATGCCCTTCTTCGGGGACTTTGTGTCCATCTGTGGTGCAATAGGGTTCACCCCGCTCGACTTTGTGTTCCCTGCCTTAGCCTACCTGAAGGCCGGAAGAATGCCCAAGGACCCGAAGTTGAAGGTTTTGTTGCAATTCGTGAATTCCTTGATAGCTACATGGTACTCGGTTGTCGCAGTTTTGGGCTGCATTGGGGCAATCAGATTCATTACAGAAGATGTCAAGACTTACAGATTCTTCCATGATATGTGATTAATCAATTATGGCTCAGATCCTTGTGTATTCAGAGTTTTAAGAAAGATATAAATAACATATATCGACCGAgacaagaaaaaggaaaatcatatACCTCGGGCTGCAATTTACTGACGTTTCCTTCAATGGCAACAAATTGCTCAAATCATATATGGGATGGTTATCCGAACTAGTGATGCCACGACATGAGAGAATATACTGGTAAACACAGTGTCGCCGAACTTAGAGCTCGATCCTGCACAAATAGTACAACCAATAATAAGCTTAAGCCTCTTGAACAAGTTCTATGATACCAATGAAGAAAAATCTTACCTCCAGCAGCATCTTGAGCTGCTCGGCATCAGTTTTCCCCCAAGAGTTGCCCGACTTCTTCTCAATAATAACTTTGAGCCAATCGTAGAGGAGCCAAGGAATCAATGTGGATAGTCCATGCCAATTAGGAGTCTCCTTGCctaaattttttctcaataaaaTAGCGGTCTCccttatcatcatcatcgcaTAATTGTTCTAGCTTATCTCTTACCAGTGAAACAGAAAGCACCGCAATTGATTGAAAAGGAAGGAGTGAAGCCTTTCTGGTTTCTGCAGAAGAAAGGAGACGCTTTTGCTAACTATTGCATTATTTATGGAGTAAATAGCAATAAAACGAAAGAGTAGGCCGAAGGATCTAATTCATTGGATTAATTGCAGATATTCCCCATTACAGGGAACCGACAAATCTATCCATAGACGTCAATTGATGTTTGGTGATCCCATCGTACTCATCATCCATTATTATGACTTTCGGGTGGACATAAATCATGAAACATCGATTTTCCCGAGCGAGAGCACGGTATTACAGCAAAACATCATCAGTTTCCAACTTATTAGACCATTCAGTTTTCGAAACAGACAGTCAAATTGCCAAATAACAGCAAAAGGGGTAAAAAGGAAGATCCACCTACAGGTTTCTTCAAACTACCCGACTAAGATCTATAAGCAAAAGGTCACAAGGCAGCTAGCTCTATCTCATGAATATCAAATCGCATATCAGAGATAGTAGAAGTAAacatcaaatgataaatcttgCTGCTTCCTACTTCGTTTTCGTCAAAATCAGATGGCGCTTAGTCTTCACAAGAGAGCACTCCCACTATAACAACCTCCAATTGAAGTCCCTGAAACCGCGCCACGTGCATATCTACAAGATCTCTCCATTGTTGGTCTGTACAATAAGCCATTCTGTACCTAGCACTGGGTTCAGTATTTACTTCATCCACTGATCTTCAACAAGCAGATGTCCTTAATACCCATTCCAAGCTCATTCCATCTATTTCTTTCCGGTGGTTTTAGTTTTTGAGGGCCAGCCTCATAATCGTTGAAAGACACTGTTCCTCCTCAAATTCATGCCTCGACCGACCAGTTCAGCAGAACTTGGATCTTTCTTTGtcccccattggaggacacGCTTGAGCTGCAACTCTCCCACTATTTCATCCATGAATTTATCCACTCTATCACGGTTCTCATCCTCTTGTTTCTCTTTCGAGGCAATATTCAAGCGCGAAAAGACGCTTTTCCGTATGAGAGGAGTGTCACTGTAAAGACCTCTGATGCTGGGAATTTCCTCACTGTCAGTACTTTGACCACCAAAAATAGGCACTGGAATATACAGATCAGAGTCAGACAAATGGTCATCTCCACCAATATCAGAACGAGAAGATAGGATCCGATCATCAAGAGGCAAGAGTTTGCCCTCTTCAAGGTCTGTTTCATCATCAGAGGGCACAGGCAAGGGTATGAAATCACCAAGGTCATCAATCAAATTAGAACTGTTATCCCCTTTTATCATCACGGAATCATGGTCTGGATGACTTCTCATCGATAAGTTCAAGGAGCTCTGGCTTATCTGAGGTGATGACGAATAGTTAGGACTTGAAGCCTCGGGTTTGTCCAAGCAAGTTGTCTTGGTAACTTGCTGAAGAGTTGAAACCGCATCCATAGGAATAGATGTTTCAGAATTTGAGTTCCACGATGACCTATGGCATTTGCTTCTGAATTCTCTCAGTGTAAACAAATTCGAGTCCCTCGAAATCTTCCTCGAGATAAACAAGTGAAGGAGTTGCTTAACCTAAACAGAGAAAATCTGAAACCAATATAAAGCTCAGAAAGGAACTATCCTGATCTTACACATAACATGAGCTAAACCAGATACCTGATATCTGGACAGACCGAGATGGAACTTCTTGGTGCCAAAATAGTTATCTTTGATAGCATAAGAAAACTCCTGTTAAGAAAGTGGATCACAATTCCAGATTCTCTTGACTCAGACCTGAAAAAATAACATGAAACAAGGGAGTCAATGAATGAGATATAAGAATACTAAAACAAGTACGAGATACCAGCAAAGCGAGGCAGCCTAGGGGTGGAATGGAACCTTAGCTTCAGCAGCCTAAAATGACGGAGGTCCTAGTCCAACCTCTCCCAACAAATAGGGCTCACATAAAACAGTGCAAGAGCTCAAGATGATACCTGAAATCAAAATTCGATATTACCTGAGCAGGGAAGTGCTTCCCAGATAAGCCATAGGCAGAGGGAACAATATTGATCTCGCCATCGGAAGCTGCCTTGAAAACTCCATAAAGCTTTCTTCGCTCATACTCAAACGGGAACAAAACCATACCGGCTTTGACATTCTTCACAAACTCAGTGGACGAAGATGGAAGCCCAAAGAGCTTCTTCCTGAGGCACTCTTTCTTAGTACGGGTATTCGACATGAAGATTGCACCACACTCGGGAAGCAACCCAGAGACGACACTCCTGAGCTTTTCACCTGTAAACTCCATACCTACATCAAATAGCAATCAAACGATCAAATCTTACTTAGGTTAACGAATTATGAGAGCAACATTTCTTAATGATAATGCTAAGTTCAGCTGGCCAACACGAACTTCAGCAAACAGAAACTAATGCTGCTGCTACAGATACATCGGAGGACCATGACACCGAGCACAGAAAGATCAACTAATTAGCCGATTTACCAGAACACTGCAAGTTTCACTCATTAGTAAGAATTTCGACTTATAACAGCAACGGAAATGGGGTTGTTAACATTCAGAGAATCATCAATGAGCATCGGTAACATTCAGATGGGAACACGTTCCAACGAAGACTAATGTGCATCTGCACTGATGAAACAATCGCACCGAAAATTTTAGTTTCACTAGAAATTGAGGGGAAACTCCATTAACGTTCCTCATTTCCAGCAACCGAAAAACCAGAACCTCAATGGCGGACTGAACCAACACCTAGAACCTTAACGAATGCATTAAACGGAAGGGACGATGGAACGGGGGGGCGGGGGGGCAAATTTACCAGTGAATGCGAGCTTCACCGACAGGCGATGGAGCAAAACTTTCCGCACAGAAGAACCTACGGAGATCCCGAAATCGAAGCTCTCTCTGTAGAAGATCTCCGAGCGGAAATTCGGAGCAGAGAATCGGAAGTGAGGCGTCcggcgagagagagagagggcagAGTGGAGGAAGGAGGCAGATGACTGCAGTGCTCGGTAGTAAACGTGCTGGTCCAACAGAACCTTGGAACCGCACTGTTGGGTGTTATCAACCGTCGGATTCAGATGTAGGGGATCTCAGACGTTGGATGAAGCTACTGTGGCCCCTACCTTTTCCCGCGTGGAAATTTTGTCCCACGCGCCCGGGGACGGCTTCAGCTCGGACTCGGAGCTGCCCCGCTCCCGACCCGAACCCACCCAAAACAAAAGCCACTTCCAGCCGCCCTTTCGTTATCGAATCaacaaaggaaaaattataCGTAGAGCCGAACatcatgaaattttgaaaattttcatcagGTATTATATACAGTAATATTTTCACCAAATcacattatattttaaaatttttacacGGCATTGCACACGATTAATTTTTTGAGTCTTGAGTTTGCCTTGTCGAGGCTGATGGACCCCTGCACAAGGTTCACGAGCCAGAGCAAACCTAACCCTGAACCATACGTGCCCTAGGTTGTTCGAGATGGAATTGGAAGAAGCATATCACAACAAACATCTTGTCGAGCATTATTGGGTCCTTATTTTATCTTGCACTAATGGTTTAGCTTCCAATAAACTGTGTCTCAACTTAGAATGCGTTTGGTATGCGAAAATCTATTCACATTTCTGGAAATgtgaatttattttccttgtgCCCCCAATATCCCCATGTTCGGTTGCACCATTTCCCCACCTAGATGGTAATCCACATTCTTACTTGGATGGTAAGCTACATTCCCATCAGGGAGTGGGAAGGTGAATTCCCACCAAGGTGGTAATCTTTGGGAATGCCAAATTATGAGACTACACTCATCTTCTTCCTGCCCTCCTCCCTCTTAATGCCTTACATTGTTGGAAACCAAGAAGAAGTGGCGGCGGCATCCATCATAATTGTCGATGAAGCTTCATCAAAAGTAGAGAGGGCTCGATTGAGCCGTCTGTGGCTTCGATTCAAACCACAGAGTCTACTTCGAAGTAGCACACAGAGGGCTCAATTAAGCCCCCTATGCTTCGGGTGAAGCTTCATGGGCAGGGGCTATGGAGACCGCCGCATCATAAGCTTCATAGGCTCCGGCTGCCACTCATTCTCCCATCTTGGCATAGCGTCCTAGTTCAAGTTGAAGacacaaattaaatataaagttGTGAGAACTTCAATAAACAAAATTGAAAGACCTAAATTATCATGAATGATTCAAAAATAAAGCAACATCATATATTGATAGGATTATCTATAGGATCTAGATAATGTTCGTAGAGTTAAAATTCATAGAGTTGTATAATGAGGGAatacaaataattaatagttaGAGAAGACAAATTCCGTTTCAATCAGTCCCCAATAATAAGTTTGGACGAAAACAATTGTTGCAGATTTTCTATGCATATGTAATAGGAGTTTGGGAATCTAATGCATACACAAGTATGTACACATCTGGACATTGCATACATAGTTAGCATGTTTGGGAGGTACTTAAGTAATTTCGGTGTGGATCATTTTGGTAAGAAGCCAAATTTTTAGAGAACAAAGTGTTTTATGCTCACTAAATCAATTCATTTTGGCATCATTAAGGTTTTTGATTATGATGGATGCCCAAATAGTTTAAGATCCATGTTTGTATATGTTTATCTGTTGGCTGGAGGAGCCATCTCTTGAAAGAGTGATAAGTAAACGCTTGCCACTACTTCAATGATGAAGGCAGAGTTCATAGTTATTTTGTGGAATCTAATTATGGAATATAATTGCAAAATTTTGTCACTGGTTGCGAATTATGTACAATGTTGAAAGACCACTAAAGTTATTCTATGACAATAAATTGGCAGTCTTATATTTTGACAACAACACAAAGTGGTAAGTTATCTTAGAGCACATCGGTATAACTTTCATGCTTGCGAATCGGCTCACTAAAGCTTTAACCCCTCGGTTTTTCATGAGCATGTTGCTCATACGGGTATTATGTCTCGTGAGGATACTATGGTCTAATTGGAGGTTGTATTTTGATTATCGTATTACATTATGATTATTTTCtgcataataaaatttatacaaACTATAGTTTACAGTTTATTACAGTCAGCATTAATTATGTTTGATATCACTAAGGATTATAATGGATCACTTGGAAATAGGCATGTTCAGATCACATTACATGTAATGTAATTGACATATGTGATGCATTCTACGCACCCATATTTAATCTATGTTATTGGATGTATTAACATATGTGATCATTGATGGGTCTAGTCATGATACATATGTGACGGATATCGCTTTGGTCCCTTATTGATATGTTCAGTGGACCAGATTATTTGAGATGTTTGTAAGGATAACAATTAAAGAGTACTCATGAGGTTAATTGTAATGCATAACTAGTATTATCAGAATCGGACCcaatgatgaaccggaaggggtatgggttcatgggtttataagTCCAACCAGGGATTCGATGGGTCGGATCGcgcgtttaattaaaataaaataaaataaatattcgtattattaaaaaaattatgataattaagatataagtatgatgatttcaaagaaatataagaataatgtaagaaaatatctatatttaatatttcttacaccaaaataaatattggattttaataagtacttaaaagtagaggttaaataataagaaagcAGTGGTGGCTTGACTGGTAGTATGCTATGGAAAGCAAGAGgccatgagttcaaatccttacacaactAAGGAATTTttacactaaataaaaaatccaTAAAATCGACCGTttcaatggaattttgctCAAAACTGACCAGTTTAATAGGTCCAGCGGTTCAAATCtgcaatttgaattttcaggCCAATTGGACCGAACATGGTGCCGGTTCTCAGTCCAACCGGCCGATCCGGTCCATTTCTGATAACAATGTGTATAACTCTTGGTGAAATATATGTCGGCCCAAGTGAGAGATTCGATGTGGCTCGACATATGCATTAATCGTTATGTATTATGGGTTATCCTAATTGTAGGCCTGATTAAGTGATCAAATAAAGTTTAAAATAATGGACCTTAATGATATATTGGTAAAATATGGGAATTAATGTGCAGATATAGTAATGTAATTTATGGTTCTATGATGGCTGAATTAGAAATTATATAACCTCACGGACTTAGATGCAATTGAGGGATTATGATTCTCGAGTTGTATGTTAAAAGGTAGTTTCCTGGGGCCCTATTACTCACCAGACTAACACAGCCTTTGCATATTGACTTGGAAGACTACATACTCGTCCTTTGCTCACACAATCCACACTAGGTACGTTTCCGATTTGGTTAATATCTCCATGATTTAGCATGTGTAATTTGGGGTTTTAGGAATTCGATTTTCTAACAGTAACATCTTGTAGGATGTCTACTAGTAAATAGTAAAGCTTGTAAAAGTGATGAATTCAGAGTTAGATAATAATATCTTATAATGcaaataaatgcaaatattgCCCATAGGACTTGCGTAACAACGACAATGATATAAAATGAAAGAAGACCTTTAATGGTcattcctaaaaaaaaaaaattatgttggCCCATTATACTACATTTTATATGCAATGGAtatataagatttttttttccaaatgaTTGAGTTATAATAATCACTTATTTTAggcaaatataaaaaaaggtttatacagaaaaaatgaaatttttgtacagaaatttcatttttatattgaGAAAGAGCAACGTACTTGTGCTACACATgcaaaattacaataaaaatcatatagatgaaagaagattttattttattcttttgaaAGAAGCTTTAATTAGATTATGGATGAATAGAATAATTATTTAGTAGCGGAAAAGAGATTAGAAAGCACCTATGGATTTAACATTAGAAGTTGAGAGAGAAAAGATTCTGCTCGAGAAGAAAAGACTTTTTCACCTTCCCTGCCCATCTTAAATTATACATGAATATGTAAAATCAACATGGAGTCTGCTCATATTTTTCAGATTTAAATCGTAAGGACTACCGAAAATGACATTGTGATATGAGCAAATCATCAactattgattttttttttcatttaatgcTGAGTTGGGCTTCTTTTAAGTCTTCTTGGGTACAAGATGGATACAGCTGCAACATATAGATTTTATAGGCTGCAGAGGAGACAAATACTTCAAGAACGAAGATCAAGGCGTAGACAAATGAATGTGAACCATATCCAGAATAATGAATCCAACAAGTATCAAGCAGAGGCAAGAGTGCCCCCAGCCACCACCCACCCAACGAGAAAAGAGAGTCAGGGAGAAACCTGCCCTTTCACTCTGCCTCAATTAATATTAAACTATACATTATAATTTATAGGTTATATAACGCATATCCCATGCTGTGTACCGGCATATACCTAATTTTAGTAAGAATTAAAGTAAATATTAagattttctatatattttttatgcaCATTTTACATAtctctataatatataaaagtcagCAAGTGGAGACGTGATTGCTCCACATAAGCCAAATCACAAACCGTCAGCTCCACTCGATTAGCTTTTCAGTTCTTGTTAAATAAACTTGTACTAAATACTTCATTTGCGTTATATTCAACGTATTTGTCTATATCCTTTGTatgtaatctatatatatgaaaataaagtaCGAACTGAATTCTCACACCGCCACatcattaaaaatgaaaaatagagCTCCCTCGCTTTAACACGTCATCACTTATATATTAAGGAATCTTTTACCGTTAATTatgcaatagaatatatatatatatatattatttgcataatcgtcattcatATATTATAGCGATCGAATTGCCATTCGTATAGATTGTAGCAAAATATAAAGTAGGAAGCCAATATTAACGAAgacttataatatttatagagtTGCCTTTTACATTATGAGCAAATGtattcttataatattaacTAAAATCAAATTGTTGTTTATACAATATTGTGTGCTTATAATGTTGCCGTTCATATTGTGTCgttggtatatatatatatatatatatagtctgtGCGACGGACCAGTTCATTTTAACTGTTTTCCAAATTTCACCATGTCCCTCAAAGACCAAAACATAACTCATGGCTTAACATTGCAAATCAAAACACACAATTACAAAATTGCTTTAGGCTCCATCCCTTTAGCTCTTGTGTACATAGTCCATTACAAAACGATGATCTCAGCATTTGCAACTAAAGCCTTTAAACATGGTCCCAAAGGAGAAACCCTCCTTTGATGTATAATCTATTCTTATTCTTAGTTCCAGTAATTCGTATAGGTCATCACATCTAGGACCGCCTTCATGGCTGGTAGTATCTCATCTTGTGTTCTTCCTTAAGTGTCTAGTTGCATACTGTATACAATAAACTGAAGCTGGTAAACAATGGAGAACATAGCCCTAGCGTAGGTCTCTCTAGTGTCTAATTCTATAATACCACAATGTACTGATGCTAGTCAAAGAGGTAATGTCATGAAGCTCTAATGTCCATTCGGCAGCTctaatggaccctacacattcTAATCCTTAAGTGCGGTGCTCCAAGCCTACTGAACCCAGGTAGTAAGTCCCGACGGTTAGGGTTGTTTTTTGGTTATAACCAAGGGAGTAATGGTGTAAGGATACGgtctaagtagatggaggttatTTGCGTAACTCGGAGTAGAGTTATCTTCATACATTACTGTTCGCtctaggtacagcagttggggtAGGAGTTAGATCCCTGTGAGAGCCTTATTGAGTTTGTCTATGTGCTATTACTGTTAAAtctaggtacagcagttgggtaAGGTACGTTCTAGATCTGAAAAGGAAACACAGTGTGAGGCTTCTTCCAGCGTCCAGGTATGTCttagatcttgatcttgagagaagctAGGGTGAGAGAGTAAGTTCAGTTTAGCATTTCAGAACCACTTAGCTATTGGTCTATGATCTCTAGAAACTTCGTCTAGGTATAGATTAGTATACTGAAAGGTAAGGAATTGATATGTTGTTTGAAtatcttgataaatatttgtgaaactggaagatttattgttttcaaaatatgGATTGGCTTAGAGCAAGTTCATCGAGTACATGTCCTTCTGAAAACTCTTTCAATAATGATTTTGTTCTCAACAAAGAAGAGGTCAATTTGGAATGCTTTGATAAATCTATCGATGATTCGAAAATCCCAAGAATCGCTTCAAAACAGatttataaaaactcaaaattccaacaaatattttcaaaaactgATTACACCATTACCACCGAGGAAAGGGACATCCCCTTAAAAAACTCATCACAAACCATAAAGCTCTTGACCCAAGAGTCATTGAAAAAACATGAGGGAAAATACAACTTCATCCATATAGGGCTCTTCCAAGTAGGCATAAAACCCCTAACCTGAGAAGACTTAGATACCTCAGTACTTTTAGTGCTTAGGGATACTAGGCTTTTGAAGTACCATGAATCCATCCTTGGAACGGTTGAGACTAATCTGTGCGAGGGACCAATCCATTTTAActattttccaaatttcacCATGTCCCTCAAAGACCAAAACATAACTCATGGCTTAACATTGCAAATCAAAACACACAATTACAAAATTGTTTTAGGCTCCATCCCTTTAGTCCTTGTGTACAGAGTCCATTACGAAACGATGGTCTCAGCATTTGCAACCAAAGCCTTTAAACATAGTCCCAAAGGAGAAACCCTCCCATTGTCGGGTCAAACACTGTAGTCCCCAAACCAATTAGGTGGAATGAGGTAACTCTTCCTGATGAATGGGTCTTAGAAGACGCAGTTGCccttgaaaaaattcaaaatgaggaACCTAGTTGAGTGAGCCAGTTCCAAGATGGGAGAGTTTCCATAAGCTTTCGGCATATGAGATTAGTCGACGTATAGTCAACATCTAACCCTTCGATAGGATCTTCCTTTAGGAGCCCTGAGCCAAGAAGAAGATCATTTAGTGTTGCTCCATCAGCAAACACTTTTCAAACAGCTATTGAAACCCCTCCTAGGCCTGCCAACCTTAGAGGATTAAGTAGTGTCGCCACAAATATTCCTAGGCTAGTATACTCTATCCAAAACACAGATGAAACTAAGTCTTCACCCCCATCACCAACATTTTCATCCATAACCGATAGCACCAGGATCAATCCTAATCCTGAGATCTATGTGATAGAAAAATCCTTCACATTAGCATCTGCCATCCTTAAGAAAGATTTCtgctccaaagaaaatgaaaataggaGGAATTGGTTGCATAGTGTCTTCTCAGAAAAATACGTAAAGACAACAATGCAAGATCAGTGGATAAAATTCATggagaaaaacaagaaaaatatcCTTTTCTGGGACTGGTTTAGCCAAGTCTACATGGAAGAAAAGGCCATTAAATTCACTGAAAAAACCATAACTTGGAAACTACCTTTTAACAAAACCATAGTTTCCTCAAAACCTCATCCCAAATATGTTGAGCCTATAGAGCTTGAACAAACCAAAAACCTTAGGCTACTCAA
This region includes:
- the LOC116188799 gene encoding uncharacterized protein LOC116188799, which produces MEDALSLCSFRLYTHMRDTVELSGRTCGSKVLLDQHVYYRALQSSASFLHSALSLSRRTPHFRFSAPNFRSEIFYRESFDFGISVGSSVRKVLLHRLSVKLAFTGMEFTGEKLRSVVSGLLPECGAIFMSNTRTKKECLRKKLFGLPSSSTEFVKNVKAGMVLFPFEYERRKLYGVFKAASDGEINIVPSAYGLSGKHFPAQV